A single region of the Enterococcus mundtii genome encodes:
- a CDS encoding FAD/NAD(P)-binding protein: MRIGIIGAGPRGLSMLERLLYNQQQENIEILLFDPSGIGGKVWRVDQPKEVLMNSLASQVTMFTDETLSSGGVVANGVNLYQWAKEFAPSYLSQTTIKEKEAFLCEAANLLENQPTSRRFFGVYLQWFYARLQERFSDRFDYIQELVIEATKKEKQFILRTKEEAYVVDQLILATGHWEHEQTSEESQLSEYAAEHHLFYQGPANPADVDLSMIPAQEPVFIRGLGLCFFDYIGLLTQQRGGRFEELEGRLVYRPSGEEPVVYCGSRRGLPYYPHGRNQKKVGEVAQPVILTQERLNMYYRTKKLTGEDFFTDLKKDLELFYYKKVIEEHGLSIALSEFQEVFLGATEKEWLRKYPELSSHLWSWDLLDHLLDHTLPYQQMSRRYIEDQINEALKGNVSGPLIATLDALKDWRNIVHQVMLWEVFSAKEYKEILWQWFNTFDAFFTIGPPLRRTQELAALIDAGIFHLVEPPFTVVGKDKRFHLEPEGFTSSYLIEARLPKNDLRTTRNPALISLRDAQILQPFQLDDPSGDFVSGAVAIERENSRVIDAHGEVQNNLYCIGIPTEGVEWLTASVPRPHVDFWNLRQIDRIAQLILAEKS, from the coding sequence ATGAGAATTGGGATCATCGGGGCAGGACCTCGTGGACTTAGCATGTTAGAGCGTTTACTCTATAATCAACAACAAGAAAATATTGAGATCCTCCTTTTTGATCCAAGTGGAATCGGTGGCAAGGTTTGGCGAGTCGATCAGCCAAAAGAAGTACTGATGAATTCATTGGCGTCACAAGTGACGATGTTTACGGATGAGACATTAAGTAGTGGAGGCGTGGTCGCTAACGGAGTGAATCTTTATCAATGGGCGAAAGAATTTGCCCCTTCTTATCTTAGTCAGACAACTATCAAAGAAAAAGAAGCGTTTTTGTGTGAAGCAGCTAATTTATTAGAAAATCAACCAACAAGTCGTCGCTTCTTTGGCGTCTATCTCCAATGGTTTTACGCGCGCCTACAAGAACGATTTTCTGATCGTTTCGATTATATACAAGAATTAGTTATCGAAGCCACCAAGAAAGAGAAACAATTCATTCTGCGAACTAAAGAAGAAGCCTATGTGGTGGATCAACTGATCCTAGCAACGGGTCATTGGGAACATGAACAAACGTCAGAAGAAAGCCAATTAAGTGAGTATGCGGCTGAGCATCACTTATTTTACCAAGGACCAGCTAATCCAGCCGATGTTGATTTATCGATGATTCCTGCCCAAGAACCGGTGTTTATTCGGGGGTTAGGACTCTGTTTTTTTGATTATATTGGTTTGTTGACACAACAACGAGGCGGTCGCTTTGAAGAATTGGAAGGTCGATTGGTTTATCGTCCGTCGGGAGAAGAGCCAGTCGTCTATTGCGGCTCTCGGCGAGGCTTACCTTACTATCCCCACGGACGCAACCAGAAAAAAGTTGGCGAGGTGGCACAACCAGTCATTCTGACGCAAGAACGATTAAATATGTATTATCGTACTAAAAAACTGACTGGGGAGGATTTTTTTACTGACTTAAAAAAAGATCTCGAATTGTTTTATTATAAAAAAGTGATCGAGGAACATGGGTTGTCGATTGCTCTCAGCGAATTTCAAGAAGTCTTTCTTGGGGCTACAGAAAAGGAATGGCTGCGAAAATATCCTGAATTATCAAGCCACTTGTGGTCATGGGACTTACTGGATCACTTGCTCGACCACACGTTGCCGTATCAACAAATGAGTCGGAGGTATATCGAAGATCAAATCAATGAAGCGTTAAAAGGCAATGTGAGTGGTCCATTGATTGCGACGTTGGATGCATTGAAAGATTGGCGAAATATCGTGCATCAAGTGATGCTATGGGAAGTTTTTTCTGCAAAAGAATATAAAGAAATATTGTGGCAATGGTTCAATACGTTTGATGCGTTTTTTACTATTGGTCCGCCTTTACGAAGAACGCAGGAATTAGCAGCATTGATCGATGCAGGAATTTTCCATTTGGTGGAACCTCCTTTTACTGTTGTAGGAAAGGACAAGAGATTTCACCTGGAACCAGAAGGGTTTACAAGTAGCTATCTAATTGAGGCACGATTACCAAAAAATGACTTACGAACAACAAGAAATCCAGCCTTGATCAGTCTACGTGATGCCCAGATCCTTCAGCCATTCCAGTTGGATGATCCAAGTGGCGATTTCGTTTCTGGTGCGGTAGCAATCGAACGAGAAAATTCACGTGTGATCGATGCCCATGGAGAAGTACAAAACAATTTGTATTGTATCGGCATCCCAACTGAAGGGGTAGAATGGTTAACAGCCTCCGTTCCGAGACCCCATGTCGATTTTTGGAATCTTAGACAAATTGATCGTATCGCACAACTGATTTTAGCAGAAAAATCATAA
- the rimI gene encoding ribosomal protein S18-alanine N-acetyltransferase yields the protein MLKKFKAYLRTMLQEKADYPEKTVTVGEKQFQIRELTVDDVKALLSIEREVYLGELPWTKSAFISELTSPFMTLYLGIFDREELFGFVGSRVLGLDCHLTNIAVSPSYQRQRVGTYLINEIETFARMNQCETMSLEVRISNQNAQRLYRKLGFQSRKVKKGYYTETNEDALDMVKLLKEE from the coding sequence ATGTTGAAAAAATTTAAAGCCTATCTACGGACCATGCTTCAAGAAAAAGCAGATTATCCAGAGAAAACGGTCACTGTAGGCGAAAAGCAATTTCAAATACGGGAACTGACAGTTGATGATGTCAAGGCGTTGTTAAGTATCGAACGGGAAGTTTATTTGGGGGAATTACCTTGGACAAAAAGTGCGTTCATCTCAGAGCTGACTTCCCCATTCATGACTTTATATTTAGGGATATTCGATCGAGAAGAATTATTCGGCTTTGTTGGATCCAGAGTATTAGGACTCGATTGCCATCTCACAAACATTGCGGTCAGTCCGAGTTACCAACGGCAGCGTGTCGGTACCTATTTAATCAACGAGATCGAGACATTCGCACGGATGAATCAATGCGAGACCATGTCATTAGAAGTACGGATCAGTAATCAGAATGCCCAACGCTTATACAGAAAACTAGGCTTCCAATCGAGAAAAGTAAAAAAAGGGTATTATACAGAAACGAATGAAGATGCCTTAGATATGGTAAAACTATTAAAAGAAGAGTGA
- a CDS encoding class D sortase, whose product MLFVPVFFLAAGYSLMYVIGRPVIHFATSSLNLFLLSDVPTFETQEQSFEAVKEEDVAKDENNELASSSIAYPRGGERYGDIMVDSLDLNVPLYFGDTDEILRKGAGQYMGSVYIGETGTSLVGGHNVDGFGKLSGIQTNDIVTAKTTYANYRYQVKEMVIRHKDDPEINELISQKDKPILLLYTCYPVDSLGMTDERLFVICELVEGPLINPNK is encoded by the coding sequence ATGCTTTTTGTCCCTGTCTTTTTTTTGGCAGCTGGTTATTCTCTAATGTACGTCATAGGAAGACCTGTCATTCATTTTGCCACTTCTTCTTTAAATTTGTTTTTACTTTCAGATGTTCCAACATTCGAAACGCAAGAACAAAGCTTTGAAGCTGTAAAAGAAGAAGATGTCGCTAAAGATGAGAACAATGAACTGGCATCTAGCAGTATCGCTTACCCTAGAGGTGGCGAACGCTATGGTGACATCATGGTAGATTCTTTAGATCTGAATGTGCCTTTGTATTTTGGAGATACCGATGAGATATTAAGAAAAGGTGCCGGACAATATATGGGTTCTGTCTACATAGGTGAGACTGGAACGTCACTAGTCGGTGGGCACAATGTTGATGGGTTTGGTAAGCTAAGCGGTATTCAAACAAATGATATCGTGACAGCTAAGACGACCTATGCGAATTACCGCTATCAAGTAAAAGAAATGGTGATTCGTCATAAAGATGATCCGGAAATCAATGAATTGATCAGTCAAAAAGATAAACCAATACTGCTTCTTTATACATGCTATCCTGTTGATAGTTTAGGCATGACGGATGAACGACTTTTTGTTATCTGTGAGTTAGTTGAAGGTCCGTTGATCAATCCTAATAAATAG
- the tsaB gene encoding tRNA (adenosine(37)-N6)-threonylcarbamoyltransferase complex dimerization subunit type 1 TsaB: MITLGIDTANQTLAVGVLEDETVLGQIQINRKKNHSLTLMPALDQLISDCQLTPEQIDRIAVSSGPGSYTGLRIGVTTAKTLAYTLNKELVGVSSLAVLAANCVGIEGIIVPMFDARRKNVYAGAYRWHHGTLENVLEDRHIAFVELTEKLKQMDGSITFVGSDCHKFNSEIAESIPDAKRNSLPLWDIPSGVVVAQLGASSNPVNDIQAFLPRYLKRVEAEEKWLETHTPGEESYVEKI, encoded by the coding sequence ATGATTACATTAGGGATCGATACAGCAAATCAAACCTTAGCTGTTGGCGTATTGGAAGACGAAACAGTGTTAGGTCAAATCCAAATCAATAGAAAGAAAAATCATAGTCTGACGTTGATGCCAGCGTTGGATCAATTGATCTCAGATTGCCAACTCACACCAGAACAAATCGATCGAATTGCTGTGTCAAGTGGTCCAGGCTCTTATACAGGATTGAGAATCGGTGTCACAACTGCCAAGACATTAGCATATACTTTAAATAAAGAATTGGTTGGTGTTTCCAGTCTTGCTGTACTTGCAGCAAATTGCGTAGGAATCGAAGGAATCATTGTACCGATGTTTGATGCGAGAAGAAAAAATGTTTATGCTGGTGCCTATCGCTGGCATCATGGAACATTAGAAAACGTTCTAGAGGACAGACATATTGCTTTCGTAGAATTAACCGAAAAATTAAAACAAATGGATGGATCGATCACTTTTGTCGGTAGCGATTGCCACAAATTCAACTCAGAAATCGCTGAATCAATACCTGATGCTAAGCGTAACTCCTTGCCACTTTGGGATATTCCTAGTGGAGTTGTCGTCGCGCAATTAGGGGCTTCAAGTAATCCGGTCAACGATATCCAAGCCTTTTTACCACGTTACTTAAAACGAGTGGAAGCAGAAGAAAAATGGTTGGAGACACATACGCCAGGAGAAGAAAGCTATGTTGAAAAAATTTAA
- a CDS encoding rhodanese-like domain-containing protein, with protein MVLWIINIILLLIILAIVFWEVYLRVMAKRSATMLEEEEFREGMRRAQVIDVREKDVFDAGHILGARNIPYTVLKNSLGSIRKDQPVYIYDQKKSLSIRTANQLHKAGYQDIYILKGGYDGWSGKIKSKKI; from the coding sequence ATGGTTTTATGGATTATTAACATCATTTTATTACTGATCATCTTAGCTATCGTATTTTGGGAAGTTTACTTACGAGTAATGGCTAAACGTTCTGCAACAATGCTTGAAGAAGAAGAATTTCGTGAAGGAATGCGTCGTGCACAAGTCATCGATGTTCGTGAAAAAGATGTCTTTGATGCGGGTCATATTTTAGGCGCTAGAAATATTCCATATACAGTACTAAAAAATTCACTTGGTTCGATTCGTAAAGACCAACCGGTTTATATTTATGATCAAAAGAAAAGTTTGAGTATTCGTACAGCTAACCAACTGCATAAAGCAGGTTACCAAGATATCTATATCTTAAAAGGCGGCTATGATGGTTGGTCAGGTAAAATCAAAAGTAAAAAAATCTAA
- the galT gene encoding UDP-glucose--hexose-1-phosphate uridylyltransferase, whose amino-acid sequence MTISQTIADFVTLAIASGGWMEMDRIYLQNRILGLIGEEAGDSFEVRPVQEESVDLLDRLVEQAKENGLVTDVTADREIFEAQLMDFLTPPPSVVNAFFAQHYSKSPEEATDYFYQLSRNNDYIKTRAIAKNIVYTYPSEYGELEITINLSKPEKEPKQIAAERKAVQVNYPSCMLCMENEGYKGRLNYPARTNHRIIRMNLGGESWGFQYSPYAYYNEHSIILSEEHRPMRITKETFARLLKITEVLPHYFVGSNADLPIVGGSILSHDHYQAGRHEFPMAKAPMEKLIKLSEYPQVIAGIVKWPMSVIRLQSPDKDLLVEAADAVLNKWQNYSDESVSVIAYSADGTPHHTITPIARRREDYFEIDLVLRDNNVSEEYPEGIFHPHRDIQHIKKENIGLIEVMGLAVLPPRLKPELEEVKQYLLGEENQVADYHREWAEQLKQANPDLTEETATVVIQNAVGQVFARVLEDAGVFKRDEQGRAAFLRFTETL is encoded by the coding sequence ATGACGATTAGTCAAACAATTGCAGATTTTGTCACACTAGCAATCGCGTCTGGTGGTTGGATGGAAATGGACCGTATCTACTTACAAAATCGTATTTTAGGTCTTATTGGCGAAGAAGCCGGCGACTCTTTTGAAGTACGTCCAGTGCAAGAAGAATCGGTCGATCTATTGGATCGTTTAGTTGAACAAGCAAAAGAAAATGGCTTGGTGACGGATGTCACAGCTGACCGAGAAATATTTGAGGCACAATTGATGGATTTCTTGACGCCACCACCTTCTGTTGTCAATGCTTTTTTTGCTCAACATTATTCAAAAAGTCCAGAAGAAGCAACGGATTATTTTTATCAGTTGAGCCGCAACAATGACTATATCAAAACACGAGCCATCGCAAAAAATATCGTGTATACTTATCCGTCTGAATATGGGGAGTTGGAAATCACGATCAATCTATCTAAACCTGAAAAAGAGCCAAAACAAATTGCTGCAGAAAGAAAAGCGGTACAAGTCAATTACCCATCGTGTATGTTATGTATGGAAAATGAAGGGTACAAAGGAAGGTTGAATTACCCAGCACGAACCAATCATCGAATCATCCGAATGAACTTAGGCGGAGAAAGTTGGGGATTTCAGTATTCGCCTTATGCCTACTACAATGAACACTCGATCATTTTATCAGAAGAACATCGACCAATGCGCATCACTAAAGAAACGTTTGCTCGGTTGTTGAAGATCACTGAAGTCTTACCACACTATTTCGTAGGTTCAAATGCTGATTTGCCGATCGTTGGTGGATCGATCCTTTCACATGACCATTATCAAGCTGGACGTCACGAATTTCCGATGGCAAAAGCGCCGATGGAGAAATTGATCAAGCTAAGCGAGTATCCGCAGGTGATTGCAGGGATCGTCAAATGGCCGATGTCGGTGATCCGGTTACAGTCGCCCGATAAAGATTTATTAGTAGAAGCAGCAGATGCGGTCTTAAACAAATGGCAGAACTATTCAGATGAATCAGTATCAGTCATCGCCTATTCAGCAGATGGTACGCCACACCACACGATCACGCCGATTGCTCGTCGCAGAGAGGATTACTTTGAAATCGACTTAGTATTGCGCGACAACAATGTGTCCGAAGAATATCCTGAAGGGATTTTCCATCCTCATCGTGATATCCAACATATCAAAAAAGAAAACATTGGCTTGATCGAAGTTATGGGGTTGGCTGTGTTGCCGCCACGCTTAAAACCAGAATTGGAAGAAGTGAAGCAATATCTACTGGGTGAAGAAAATCAAGTCGCGGACTACCATCGTGAATGGGCAGAACAGCTAAAACAAGCAAATCCTGATTTGACTGAAGAGACTGCGACAGTTGTTATCCAAAATGCTGTTGGGCAAGTCTTCGCCAGAGTTTTAGAAGATGCCGGTGTCTTCAAACGGGACGAACAAGGAAGAGCTGCGTTCTTGCGCTTTACTGAAACATTATAA
- a CDS encoding ROK family glucokinase, translating into MDKKIIGIDLGGTTAKFAILTPDGEIQQKWSIDTNILDDGKHIIPEIIESINHRLNLYGMKAEDFIGIGMGTPGTVDSEAGTVIGAYNLNWRELQFVKKMIEEGTGIKFAIDNDANVAALGERWKGAGENDPDVVFITLGTGVGGGIVADGHLLHGVTGAAGEVGHITIDPNGFECTCGKRGCLETVSSATGVVRVARHLAEEYAGDSRLKAMLDNGEEVTSKDVFELAEAEDPFGLMVVDRVCLYLGLACGNLGNTLNPSSIVIGGGVSAAGEFLRSRVEKYFKEFTFPQVRESTKIKLAELGNEAGVIGAASLALKYAE; encoded by the coding sequence ATGGACAAAAAAATTATTGGGATTGATTTAGGTGGAACAACAGCAAAATTTGCGATCTTGACACCTGACGGAGAAATTCAACAGAAATGGAGTATCGATACCAATATTTTGGATGATGGCAAACACATTATTCCTGAAATCATTGAATCTATCAATCATCGTCTGAACTTATACGGTATGAAAGCGGAAGATTTCATCGGTATCGGTATGGGGACACCAGGAACAGTCGACAGCGAAGCGGGTACAGTGATTGGTGCTTACAATTTAAATTGGCGCGAGCTTCAATTTGTCAAAAAAATGATTGAAGAAGGAACGGGCATCAAATTTGCCATCGATAATGACGCCAATGTCGCAGCATTAGGCGAACGTTGGAAAGGTGCAGGCGAAAATGATCCTGATGTCGTATTCATCACTCTAGGTACAGGTGTTGGTGGCGGTATTGTGGCGGATGGTCATTTACTTCATGGGGTGACTGGAGCCGCTGGAGAAGTAGGACACATTACGATCGATCCAAATGGATTCGAATGTACTTGTGGCAAACGTGGCTGTTTAGAAACTGTCTCAAGTGCGACAGGTGTCGTTCGAGTGGCCCGTCATTTGGCAGAAGAATATGCCGGTGATTCACGCTTGAAAGCGATGCTTGATAATGGTGAAGAAGTAACAAGTAAAGATGTTTTTGAATTAGCAGAAGCAGAAGATCCATTTGGTTTGATGGTGGTCGATCGTGTCTGTCTATATCTAGGACTAGCTTGCGGGAATTTAGGAAACACGTTGAATCCATCAAGTATTGTCATCGGTGGAGGCGTATCAGCTGCGGGAGAATTTTTACGCAGTCGTGTGGAGAAATACTTCAAAGAATTTACCTTCCCACAAGTGAGAGAATCAACAAAAATTAAATTAGCTGAATTAGGAAATGAAGCAGGCGTTATCGGTGCTGCCTCATTAGCCTTGAAATATGCTGAATAA
- a CDS encoding LacI family DNA-binding transcriptional regulator encodes MATIKDIAQLAGVSPATVSRVLNYDEKLSVGMETKQKIFEVAEHLNYKKHHKNLASEKQTIKLIQWYDTQEELEDLYYLSIRLGIEKKAEEANIRLIKETWDAISEQSADGTIALGKFDEEQLKELKRTQENLLLVDSDGTRFGIDSLVVDFESSLRLVMDHFLQEEVKQLVMLAGKEYTKQHRTPVTDPRTAIFQKLISEEKNLTGKIIEADFSVEAGYQAVHDFLLQEKELPDALFAANDALAIGALKAIKEAGLTIPQDISVIGFNDISVAKYVSPPLSTVKVYTEWMGELAVETLTQLIHSTAPVARKITIATELILRESTKQSTIK; translated from the coding sequence ATGGCCACAATCAAAGATATTGCTCAGTTGGCGGGAGTTTCTCCTGCCACTGTCTCAAGAGTGCTGAATTATGATGAGAAATTGTCAGTAGGAATGGAAACGAAACAAAAAATTTTTGAAGTAGCTGAACACTTGAATTATAAAAAACATCATAAGAATCTAGCCTCTGAAAAACAAACGATCAAATTGATCCAATGGTATGATACACAAGAAGAATTAGAAGATCTTTATTATCTTTCTATACGCTTAGGAATCGAAAAAAAAGCGGAAGAAGCGAATATTCGCCTTATCAAGGAAACATGGGATGCCATCAGTGAGCAATCTGCAGATGGAACGATTGCTTTAGGAAAGTTTGACGAAGAGCAATTGAAAGAATTGAAACGTACGCAAGAGAACCTTTTACTTGTCGATTCAGATGGCACAAGATTTGGCATCGATTCATTAGTCGTTGATTTTGAGTCGAGTCTTCGCTTAGTGATGGATCATTTCTTACAAGAAGAAGTCAAACAACTCGTGATGTTAGCCGGAAAAGAGTACACGAAGCAACACCGAACACCGGTGACTGATCCTAGAACGGCAATTTTTCAAAAACTGATCAGTGAAGAAAAGAACCTCACAGGAAAGATCATTGAAGCGGATTTTTCAGTGGAGGCAGGATATCAAGCTGTTCATGATTTTTTATTGCAAGAAAAGGAATTACCGGATGCGTTGTTTGCTGCGAATGATGCATTAGCAATTGGTGCATTGAAGGCAATCAAAGAAGCAGGATTGACTATTCCGCAAGATATCTCAGTGATTGGCTTCAATGATATCAGCGTGGCAAAGTATGTCTCACCACCCCTCTCTACAGTCAAAGTGTACACCGAATGGATGGGGGAGTTGGCAGTTGAGACATTGACCCAGTTAATCCATAGTACTGCACCGGTTGCAAGAAAAATCACGATCGCGACAGAACTAATTTTACGAGAATCAACAAAACAATCTACGATCAAATAG
- the tsaD gene encoding tRNA (adenosine(37)-N6)-threonylcarbamoyltransferase complex transferase subunit TsaD, with protein sequence MNEKQTELILAIESSCDETSVAVVKDGQEILSNIVASQINSHKRFGGIVPEVASRHHVEQITLCLEEALVEAGVTAEQLTAVAVTEGPGLVGALLIGISAAKAFAWANHLPLIPVNHMAGHIYSARFEKAYEFPLMALLVSGGHTELVYMEEDGAYEIIGETRDDAAGEAYDKVGRVLGLSYPSGKEIDELAHQGKDAYHFPRAMLREDNYDFSFSGLKSAFINLVHNAEQRGEELDRADLAASFQASVVEVLVTKTIRACKIYPVKQLILAGGVAANQGLRESLRKNLATELPELELIVPPLRLCGDNAAMIGAAASVEWRKGHLADYRLNAEPGLVLGESLENVR encoded by the coding sequence ATGAATGAAAAACAAACAGAATTGATTTTAGCAATTGAGTCAAGCTGTGATGAAACAAGCGTAGCGGTCGTGAAAGATGGGCAAGAAATCTTATCAAATATCGTTGCCTCTCAAATCAACAGCCATAAACGCTTTGGCGGGATCGTACCTGAAGTGGCCAGTCGCCATCATGTAGAGCAAATTACTTTATGTCTTGAAGAAGCGTTGGTGGAAGCAGGCGTGACCGCCGAACAACTTACCGCGGTTGCTGTCACAGAAGGACCAGGCCTTGTGGGGGCATTACTCATCGGTATTTCAGCAGCAAAGGCTTTTGCTTGGGCAAATCATCTGCCATTGATCCCTGTCAATCATATGGCAGGACATATTTACTCCGCCCGCTTCGAAAAAGCGTATGAATTTCCATTGATGGCGTTGTTGGTCAGTGGAGGGCACACGGAGTTAGTTTATATGGAAGAAGATGGCGCTTATGAGATCATCGGTGAAACAAGAGACGATGCCGCTGGAGAAGCCTACGACAAAGTAGGACGTGTTTTAGGATTGAGCTATCCAAGTGGAAAAGAAATCGATGAATTAGCCCATCAAGGGAAAGATGCCTACCACTTTCCTCGGGCAATGCTTCGCGAAGATAACTATGATTTTAGTTTCAGTGGCTTAAAAAGTGCATTTATCAATTTAGTCCACAACGCGGAGCAACGAGGGGAAGAATTAGATCGAGCAGACCTTGCTGCGAGTTTTCAAGCCAGTGTTGTCGAAGTCTTGGTAACAAAAACGATACGTGCTTGCAAAATTTATCCGGTGAAGCAATTAATCCTTGCAGGCGGTGTTGCTGCTAATCAAGGACTAAGAGAAAGTTTGAGAAAAAATTTAGCCACAGAATTACCTGAATTGGAACTGATCGTACCACCATTACGTCTTTGTGGGGACAATGCGGCAATGATCGGAGCCGCTGCATCTGTCGAATGGCGAAAAGGGCATCTTGCTGATTATCGACTGAATGCAGAACCAGGTTTAGTGTTAGGTGAGTCCTTGGAAAATGTCAGGTAA
- the galE gene encoding UDP-glucose 4-epimerase GalE, which translates to MTILVLGGAGYIGSHAVDQLIEKGYDVAVVDNLLTGHRQAVHTDARFYEGDIRDKEFLRGVFQKETIEGVLHFAASSLVGESVEKPLVYFNNNVYGMQVLLEVMHEFDVKRIVFSSTAATYGEPKESPITEGSPTNPKNPYGESKLMMEKMMKWCDEAYGMRYVALRYFNVAGAKNDASIGEDHTPETHLVPIILQVALGQRESLAIYGDNYDTPDGTCIRDYVQVEDLIAAHILALEYLKAGNESNFFNLGSNKGYSVTEMLEAAREVTGRDIPAKIAPRRAGDPSRLVASSEKARAILGWAPEYTDVKEIIKTAWAWHESHPNGYEK; encoded by the coding sequence ATGACAATTTTAGTATTAGGCGGAGCAGGCTATATTGGTTCCCATGCCGTCGATCAATTAATTGAAAAGGGCTATGATGTAGCAGTCGTGGATAATCTTTTGACAGGACATCGTCAAGCAGTTCATACTGATGCACGTTTTTATGAAGGCGATATTCGTGACAAAGAATTTTTACGCGGAGTTTTCCAAAAAGAAACGATTGAAGGCGTCTTGCACTTTGCAGCGAGCTCGTTAGTCGGTGAATCAGTTGAAAAACCCTTAGTCTACTTCAATAATAATGTTTATGGCATGCAAGTATTATTAGAAGTAATGCACGAGTTTGATGTGAAAAGGATTGTCTTTTCTTCAACAGCTGCGACTTACGGTGAGCCAAAAGAATCGCCAATTACAGAGGGGTCACCAACGAATCCGAAAAATCCTTATGGCGAAAGTAAGTTGATGATGGAAAAAATGATGAAATGGTGTGACGAAGCATATGGCATGCGTTATGTGGCTTTACGCTATTTTAATGTAGCAGGAGCTAAGAATGATGCGTCGATCGGCGAAGATCATACGCCCGAAACTCATTTAGTGCCGATCATTTTACAAGTAGCTTTAGGCCAACGAGAGTCATTAGCAATCTATGGGGATAATTATGATACGCCAGACGGAACATGTATCAGAGATTACGTACAAGTAGAAGATCTGATTGCTGCGCATATTTTAGCTTTAGAATATTTAAAAGCTGGAAATGAAAGCAACTTCTTCAACTTGGGAAGTAACAAAGGTTATTCAGTCACAGAGATGCTAGAAGCAGCACGAGAAGTCACAGGCCGTGATATTCCTGCGAAAATCGCACCACGAAGAGCAGGTGATCCAAGTCGTTTAGTAGCGTCAAGTGAAAAAGCGAGAGCAATCCTTGGCTGGGCACCTGAATATACAGATGTGAAAGAAATCATCAAAACTGCTTGGGCATGGCATGAAAGCCATCCTAACGGGTATGAAAAGTAG
- the rimI gene encoding ribosomal protein S18-alanine N-acetyltransferase — protein sequence MIEEKTAFNDTKLAQALWQVSDDAFLNGSPWTKDQFLSDIQQPQTNYLVVHQAEEIIGFIGYAKVLDEVEVTNLAVLTAEQHKGVARQLLQEMLQREKANQAHSVFLEVRQSNIAAQHLYESEKFRQVGKRKAYYHDPVEDAVIMCTKLKTEVMKP from the coding sequence GTGATTGAAGAAAAAACAGCTTTCAATGATACAAAATTAGCCCAAGCGCTTTGGCAAGTCAGTGACGATGCTTTTTTAAATGGGTCACCTTGGACAAAAGATCAATTTTTGTCTGATATCCAACAACCACAAACCAATTATTTAGTCGTTCATCAAGCAGAGGAAATCATTGGCTTTATTGGATATGCCAAAGTACTTGATGAAGTAGAAGTGACGAATCTTGCAGTTCTGACTGCTGAACAACACAAAGGTGTAGCAAGACAATTATTACAAGAGATGCTGCAACGAGAAAAAGCTAACCAAGCGCATAGTGTTTTTTTAGAAGTACGACAGTCAAATATTGCTGCCCAACACCTTTACGAATCAGAAAAATTCCGCCAAGTAGGTAAACGAAAAGCCTACTATCATGATCCGGTCGAGGATGCGGTCATCATGTGTACAAAGCTAAAAACAGAGGTGATGAAACCATGA
- a CDS encoding DUF3042 family protein: MKKFVSGILVGSLATVAAVAGLVTSVKKTVIDPIDEKEAMIEENRKKAMRKRVSR, translated from the coding sequence ATGAAAAAATTTGTATCAGGTATCTTAGTAGGTAGCTTGGCTACTGTAGCAGCTGTGGCTGGTTTAGTAACTTCTGTGAAGAAAACAGTCATCGACCCAATCGACGAAAAAGAAGCAATGATTGAAGAAAATCGTAAAAAAGCAATGAGAAAACGTGTATCACGATAA